One window from the genome of Alosa alosa isolate M-15738 ecotype Scorff River chromosome 15, AALO_Geno_1.1, whole genome shotgun sequence encodes:
- the vaspb gene encoding vasodilator-stimulated phosphoprotein isoform X1 yields MSESSICQARATVMIYDDANKKWIPAGTGAQVFSRVQIYHNPTTNAFRVVGRKMQTDQQVVINCPIVKGLKYNQATPNFHQWRDNRQVWGLNFGSKEDAALFANGMLHALEVLNAMADAGYSTLPRPVSNGPSPEEIEQQRRLEQQRLEQQERERQERERQERERQERERQAAAGTPHETVPPAPPMAPGGPPAPPPPPPPPGPPPAGPPPPPGPPPSGGPPPAPPLPSPGGGGEGGGGLGGGGGLAAALAGAKLRKVPKDDGGGGGGGGAGAGASAGAAAAAKPDASRSSASLPAGGGGLMGEMSAILARRRKAADKGEKAPAKQDEPNNDDSESQGQSEPVRRPWEKSATMPRNSATLSWNADTAFSTASMPRMKATNNTNESEGGEESDMEKLKQELLEEVRKELQKVKDEIIGAFIQELQKRGST; encoded by the exons tGAGTCGAGCATCTGTCAGGCGAGGGCCACGGTGATGATCTATGACGATGCCAATAAGAAGTGGATCCCGGCCGGCACAGGGGCCCAGGTCTTCAGCCGGGTCCAGATCTACCACAACCCCACCACCAACGCCTTCAGAGTGGTGGGCCGCAAGATGCAGACAGACCagcag GTGGTGATAAACTGTCCGATTGTGAAGGGGCTGAAATACAATCAGGCTACGCCTAACTTTCACCAGTGGCGGGACAACAGGCAGGTGTGGGGGCTTAACTTCGGCAGCAAGGAGGATGCTGCCCTCTTCGCAAATGGCATGCTGCACGCACTAGAAGTGCTCAATGCAATGGCAGATGCAG GTTACTCTACACTCCCCCGTCCAGTGTCAAATGGACCATCTCCAGAGGAGATTGAACAGCAGCGGAG GTTGGAACAACAGAGGCTTGAGCAGCAGGAAAGAGAacggcaagagagggagaggcaggagagagagcggCAGGAGAGAGAGCGGCAAGCAGCGGCAGGTACACCACATGAGACTG TTCCCCCTGCTCCTCCAATGGCTCCTGGAGGCCCGCcggcacctcctcctcctccgcccccTCCAGGGCCTCCTCCAGCCGGTCCACCACCTCCCCCGGGACCCCCACCATCAGGTGGACCCCCACCAGCCCCACCACTGCCATCCCCAGGAGGTGGGGGAGAAGGCGGCGGCGGtcttggaggaggaggaggcctggCAGCAGCCCTGGCTGGAGCCAAACTCCGCAAAGTGCCCAAG GatgacggtggtggtggtggtggtggtggagctggAGCCGGTGCCAGTGCCGGTGCCGCAGCCGCTGCAAAGCCTGATGCCAGCCGTAGCAGTGCCTCCCTGCCAGCCGGGGGAGGTGGCCTGATGGGGGAGATGAGTGCCATATTGGCAAGAAG GCGAAAAGCAGCAGACAAGGGAGAGAAGGCCCCCGCAAAGCAAGATGAGCCCAACAAT GATGACTCTGAATCGCAAGGCCAGAgtg AACCTGTGAGAAGGCCTTGGGAGAAATCTGCCACTATGCCCAG GAATAGCGCCACACTCAGTTGGAATGCGGACACTGCCTTCTCCACTGCCAGTATGCCCAG AATGAAGGCAACAAACAACACTAATGAGTCAGAGGGTGGTGAAGAGTCTGACATGGAAAAACTTAAACAG gagtTACTGGAAGAGGTGAGAAAGGAGCTGCAGAAAGTAAAGGATGAGATCATTGGCG CATTCATTCAGGAGTTACAGAAGAGAGGGTCCACATAG
- the vaspb gene encoding vasodilator-stimulated phosphoprotein isoform X2, with protein sequence MSESSICQARATVMIYDDANKKWIPAGTGAQVFSRVQIYHNPTTNAFRVVGRKMQTDQQVVINCPIVKGLKYNQATPNFHQWRDNRQVWGLNFGSKEDAALFANGMLHALEVLNAMADAGYSTLPRPVSNGPSPEEIEQQRRLEQQRLEQQERERQERERQERERQERERQAAAVPPAPPMAPGGPPAPPPPPPPPGPPPAGPPPPPGPPPSGGPPPAPPLPSPGGGGEGGGGLGGGGGLAAALAGAKLRKVPKDDGGGGGGGGAGAGASAGAAAAAKPDASRSSASLPAGGGGLMGEMSAILARRRKAADKGEKAPAKQDEPNNDDSESQGQSEPVRRPWEKSATMPRNSATLSWNADTAFSTASMPRMKATNNTNESEGGEESDMEKLKQELLEEVRKELQKVKDEIIGAFIQELQKRGST encoded by the exons tGAGTCGAGCATCTGTCAGGCGAGGGCCACGGTGATGATCTATGACGATGCCAATAAGAAGTGGATCCCGGCCGGCACAGGGGCCCAGGTCTTCAGCCGGGTCCAGATCTACCACAACCCCACCACCAACGCCTTCAGAGTGGTGGGCCGCAAGATGCAGACAGACCagcag GTGGTGATAAACTGTCCGATTGTGAAGGGGCTGAAATACAATCAGGCTACGCCTAACTTTCACCAGTGGCGGGACAACAGGCAGGTGTGGGGGCTTAACTTCGGCAGCAAGGAGGATGCTGCCCTCTTCGCAAATGGCATGCTGCACGCACTAGAAGTGCTCAATGCAATGGCAGATGCAG GTTACTCTACACTCCCCCGTCCAGTGTCAAATGGACCATCTCCAGAGGAGATTGAACAGCAGCGGAG GTTGGAACAACAGAGGCTTGAGCAGCAGGAAAGAGAacggcaagagagggagaggcaggagagagagcggCAGGAGAGAGAGCGGCAAGCAGCGGCAG TTCCCCCTGCTCCTCCAATGGCTCCTGGAGGCCCGCcggcacctcctcctcctccgcccccTCCAGGGCCTCCTCCAGCCGGTCCACCACCTCCCCCGGGACCCCCACCATCAGGTGGACCCCCACCAGCCCCACCACTGCCATCCCCAGGAGGTGGGGGAGAAGGCGGCGGCGGtcttggaggaggaggaggcctggCAGCAGCCCTGGCTGGAGCCAAACTCCGCAAAGTGCCCAAG GatgacggtggtggtggtggtggtggtggagctggAGCCGGTGCCAGTGCCGGTGCCGCAGCCGCTGCAAAGCCTGATGCCAGCCGTAGCAGTGCCTCCCTGCCAGCCGGGGGAGGTGGCCTGATGGGGGAGATGAGTGCCATATTGGCAAGAAG GCGAAAAGCAGCAGACAAGGGAGAGAAGGCCCCCGCAAAGCAAGATGAGCCCAACAAT GATGACTCTGAATCGCAAGGCCAGAgtg AACCTGTGAGAAGGCCTTGGGAGAAATCTGCCACTATGCCCAG GAATAGCGCCACACTCAGTTGGAATGCGGACACTGCCTTCTCCACTGCCAGTATGCCCAG AATGAAGGCAACAAACAACACTAATGAGTCAGAGGGTGGTGAAGAGTCTGACATGGAAAAACTTAAACAG gagtTACTGGAAGAGGTGAGAAAGGAGCTGCAGAAAGTAAAGGATGAGATCATTGGCG CATTCATTCAGGAGTTACAGAAGAGAGGGTCCACATAG
- the vaspb gene encoding vasodilator-stimulated phosphoprotein isoform X3, giving the protein MSESSICQARATVMIYDDANKKWIPAGTGAQVFSRVQIYHNPTTNAFRVVGRKMQTDQQVVINCPIVKGLKYNQATPNFHQWRDNRQVWGLNFGSKEDAALFANGMLHALEVLNAMADAGYSTLPRPVSNGPSPEEIEQQRRLEQQRLEQQERERQERERQERERQERERQAAAGTPHETVPPAPPMAPGGPPAPPPPPPPPGPPPAGPPPPPGPPPSGGPPPAPPLPSPGGGGEGGGGLGGGGGLAAALAGAKLRKVPKDDGGGGGGGGAGAGASAGAAAAAKPDASRSSASLPAGGGGLMGEMSAILARRRKAADKGEKAPAKQDEPNNDDSESQGQSEPVRRPWEKSATMPRMKATNNTNESEGGEESDMEKLKQELLEEVRKELQKVKDEIIGAFIQELQKRGST; this is encoded by the exons tGAGTCGAGCATCTGTCAGGCGAGGGCCACGGTGATGATCTATGACGATGCCAATAAGAAGTGGATCCCGGCCGGCACAGGGGCCCAGGTCTTCAGCCGGGTCCAGATCTACCACAACCCCACCACCAACGCCTTCAGAGTGGTGGGCCGCAAGATGCAGACAGACCagcag GTGGTGATAAACTGTCCGATTGTGAAGGGGCTGAAATACAATCAGGCTACGCCTAACTTTCACCAGTGGCGGGACAACAGGCAGGTGTGGGGGCTTAACTTCGGCAGCAAGGAGGATGCTGCCCTCTTCGCAAATGGCATGCTGCACGCACTAGAAGTGCTCAATGCAATGGCAGATGCAG GTTACTCTACACTCCCCCGTCCAGTGTCAAATGGACCATCTCCAGAGGAGATTGAACAGCAGCGGAG GTTGGAACAACAGAGGCTTGAGCAGCAGGAAAGAGAacggcaagagagggagaggcaggagagagagcggCAGGAGAGAGAGCGGCAAGCAGCGGCAGGTACACCACATGAGACTG TTCCCCCTGCTCCTCCAATGGCTCCTGGAGGCCCGCcggcacctcctcctcctccgcccccTCCAGGGCCTCCTCCAGCCGGTCCACCACCTCCCCCGGGACCCCCACCATCAGGTGGACCCCCACCAGCCCCACCACTGCCATCCCCAGGAGGTGGGGGAGAAGGCGGCGGCGGtcttggaggaggaggaggcctggCAGCAGCCCTGGCTGGAGCCAAACTCCGCAAAGTGCCCAAG GatgacggtggtggtggtggtggtggtggagctggAGCCGGTGCCAGTGCCGGTGCCGCAGCCGCTGCAAAGCCTGATGCCAGCCGTAGCAGTGCCTCCCTGCCAGCCGGGGGAGGTGGCCTGATGGGGGAGATGAGTGCCATATTGGCAAGAAG GCGAAAAGCAGCAGACAAGGGAGAGAAGGCCCCCGCAAAGCAAGATGAGCCCAACAAT GATGACTCTGAATCGCAAGGCCAGAgtg AACCTGTGAGAAGGCCTTGGGAGAAATCTGCCACTATGCCCAG AATGAAGGCAACAAACAACACTAATGAGTCAGAGGGTGGTGAAGAGTCTGACATGGAAAAACTTAAACAG gagtTACTGGAAGAGGTGAGAAAGGAGCTGCAGAAAGTAAAGGATGAGATCATTGGCG CATTCATTCAGGAGTTACAGAAGAGAGGGTCCACATAG
- the akt2 gene encoding RAC-beta serine/threonine-protein kinase isoform X1 encodes MNEVTVVREGWLHKRGEYIKTWRPRYFILKSDGSFIGYKEKPEISEPNLPPLNNFSVAECQLMKTERPRPNTFVIRCLQWTTVIERTFHVDSNAEREEWIRAIQAVANGLKTQEEEPMDINFGSPGDNSLEGMEAAIARSRTRVNMSDFDYLKLLGKGTFGKVILVKEKATGMYYAMKILRKEVIIAKDEVAHTVTESRVLQNTRHPFLTTLKYAFQTHDRLCFVMEYANGGELFFHLSRERVFTEDRARFYGAEIVSALEYLHSCDVVYRDLKLENLMLDKDGHIKITDFGLCKEGITNEATMKTFCGTPEYLAPEVLEDNDYGRAVDWWGLGVVMYEMMCGRLPFYNQDHERLFELILMEEIRFPRNLSPEAKALLAGLLKKDPKQRLGGSPEDAKEVMTHKFFVTINWSDVLEKKLVPPFKPQVTSETDTRYFDDEFTAQTITVTPPDQYDSLDTEDPDTRTHFPQFSYSASIRE; translated from the exons ATGAACGAGGTCACCGTGGTCCGAGAGGGATGGCTCCACAAGCGAG GTGAGTATATTAAGACCTGGAGGCCCCGCTATTTTATCCTGAAGAGTGATGGCTCCTTCATTGGCTACAAGGAGAAGCCAGAGATCTCCGAGCCCAACCTTCCACCCCTCAACAACTTCTCAGTGGCGG AATGCCaactgatgaagacagagaGGCCCAGGCCAAACACGTTTGTCATCCGCTGCCTGCAGTGGACCACGGTCATCGAGCGCACTTTTCACGTAGACAGTAACGCAGAGAG GGAGGAATGGATACGAGCGATTCAGGCTGTAGCCAATGGGCTTAAGACACAAGAGGAAGAACCAATGGACATCAACTTCGGTTCCCCCGGTGACAACAGCCTGGAGGGCATGGAGGCTGCCATTGCCCGGTCCCGCACTAGAGTG AACATGAGTGACTTCGACTACCTAAAGCTTCTGGGAAAGGGCACATTTGGCAAGGTGATCCTTGTAAAGGAGAAGGCCACGGGCATGTACTACGCCATGAAAATCCTGCGCAAGGAAGTCATCATCGCTAAG GATGAGGTGGCACACACGGTTACTGAAAGCAGAGTCCTACAGAACACAAGGCATCCCTTCCTCACG ACACTAAAGTATGCCTTCCAAACTCATGACCGCCTGTGTTTTGTGATGGAATATGCAAATGGCGGAGAG CTGTTCTTTCACTTGTCCCGGGAAAGAGTATTCACGGAGGACAGAGCCCGGTTCTATGGTGCTGAGATAGTATCTGCACTGGAATACTTGCATTCGTGCGACGTCGTCTACAGGGACCTTAAG CTGGAGAATCTCATGCTGGATAAAGATGGACACATCAAAATAACGGACTTTGGCTTATGCAAAGAGGGCATTACCAATGAGGCTACAATGAAGACCTTTTGTGGAACTCCAGAATACCTTGCTCCTGAG GTGCTTGAGGACAATGACTACGGTCGTGCAGTGGACTGGTGGGGTCTGGGTGTGGTCATGTACGAGATGATGTGTGGCCGACTGCCCTTCTACAACCAGGACCACGAGCGTCTGTTCGAGCTCATCCTGATGGAGGAGATCCGCTTCCCCAGGAACCTCTCGCCCGAGGCCAAGGCTCTGCTGGCCGGCCTGCTCAAGAAGGACCCCAAGCAGAG GCTTGGAGGAAGTCCAGAAGACGCCAAAGAGGTGATGACCCACAAGTTCTTTGTCACCATCAACTGGTCAGATGTTCTTGagaagaag CTCGTTCCACCATTCAAGCCACAGGTGACCTCTGAGACAGATACACGCTACTTTGATGACGAGTTCACAGCACAGACCATCACAGTCACGCCTCCAGACCAGT ATGACAGCTTGGACACTGAGGACccggacacacgcacgcacttcCCACAGTTCTCCTACTCCGCCAGCATAAGGGAGTGA
- the akt2 gene encoding RAC-beta serine/threonine-protein kinase isoform X2 yields the protein MNEVTVVREGWLHKRGEYIKTWRPRYFILKSDGSFIGYKEKPEISEPNLPPLNNFSVAECQLMKTERPRPNTFVIRCLQWTTVIERTFHVDSNAEREEWIRAIQAVANGLKTQEEEPMDINFGSPGDNSLEGMEAAIARSRTRVNMSDFDYLKLLGKGTFGKVILVKEKATGMYYAMKILRKEVIIAKDEVAHTVTESRVLQNTRHPFLTTLKYAFQTHDRLCFVMEYANGGELFFHLSRERVFTEDRARFYGAEIVSALEYLHSCDVVYRDLKLENLMLDKDGHIKITDFGLCKEGITNEATMKTFCGTPEYLAPEVLEDNDYGRAVDWWGLGVVMYEMMCGRLPFYNQDHERLFELILMEEIRFPRNLSPEAKALLAGLLKKDPKQRLGGSPEDAKEVMTHKFFVTINWSDVLEKKLVPPFKPQVTSETDTRYFDDEFTAQTITVTPPDQCK from the exons ATGAACGAGGTCACCGTGGTCCGAGAGGGATGGCTCCACAAGCGAG GTGAGTATATTAAGACCTGGAGGCCCCGCTATTTTATCCTGAAGAGTGATGGCTCCTTCATTGGCTACAAGGAGAAGCCAGAGATCTCCGAGCCCAACCTTCCACCCCTCAACAACTTCTCAGTGGCGG AATGCCaactgatgaagacagagaGGCCCAGGCCAAACACGTTTGTCATCCGCTGCCTGCAGTGGACCACGGTCATCGAGCGCACTTTTCACGTAGACAGTAACGCAGAGAG GGAGGAATGGATACGAGCGATTCAGGCTGTAGCCAATGGGCTTAAGACACAAGAGGAAGAACCAATGGACATCAACTTCGGTTCCCCCGGTGACAACAGCCTGGAGGGCATGGAGGCTGCCATTGCCCGGTCCCGCACTAGAGTG AACATGAGTGACTTCGACTACCTAAAGCTTCTGGGAAAGGGCACATTTGGCAAGGTGATCCTTGTAAAGGAGAAGGCCACGGGCATGTACTACGCCATGAAAATCCTGCGCAAGGAAGTCATCATCGCTAAG GATGAGGTGGCACACACGGTTACTGAAAGCAGAGTCCTACAGAACACAAGGCATCCCTTCCTCACG ACACTAAAGTATGCCTTCCAAACTCATGACCGCCTGTGTTTTGTGATGGAATATGCAAATGGCGGAGAG CTGTTCTTTCACTTGTCCCGGGAAAGAGTATTCACGGAGGACAGAGCCCGGTTCTATGGTGCTGAGATAGTATCTGCACTGGAATACTTGCATTCGTGCGACGTCGTCTACAGGGACCTTAAG CTGGAGAATCTCATGCTGGATAAAGATGGACACATCAAAATAACGGACTTTGGCTTATGCAAAGAGGGCATTACCAATGAGGCTACAATGAAGACCTTTTGTGGAACTCCAGAATACCTTGCTCCTGAG GTGCTTGAGGACAATGACTACGGTCGTGCAGTGGACTGGTGGGGTCTGGGTGTGGTCATGTACGAGATGATGTGTGGCCGACTGCCCTTCTACAACCAGGACCACGAGCGTCTGTTCGAGCTCATCCTGATGGAGGAGATCCGCTTCCCCAGGAACCTCTCGCCCGAGGCCAAGGCTCTGCTGGCCGGCCTGCTCAAGAAGGACCCCAAGCAGAG GCTTGGAGGAAGTCCAGAAGACGCCAAAGAGGTGATGACCCACAAGTTCTTTGTCACCATCAACTGGTCAGATGTTCTTGagaagaag CTCGTTCCACCATTCAAGCCACAGGTGACCTCTGAGACAGATACACGCTACTTTGATGACGAGTTCACAGCACAGACCATCACAGTCACGCCTCCAGACCAGTGTAAGTAG